CGTCCCCGGTCTTAAAGGCGCAGACTAATTGATCGTCCAAAACGTAATTCGCATTATGACAGTCTAAACAGCGATTTCTTAAACTATCAGGATCGATCCGAACCGGATGGGGAGGGCTGGTTTTTCCGTTGGCTCCCAGAACATAGGATTGTCCTTGTTCATCCAACCGTATATGACAGACGGCGCATGTCACCGCTTCCGCCTTCATTTTAGGATCGAAATGAGGGTTCTTTTCTTCGATCGGAGTCCTGTAATCTCCGTTTCTAAGATAGCCAACTAACGTCTCTCTTTGATTCGAAATAGGCGTATGACAATTTAGGCAAAGCCATTTAGGGGAGGACTCCTTGGATAATTCGGATTGGAATTGCAGATCCGAAAGCGCGTTAGCGTGGGTGGAAGTCTTCCACTCTTCATAGATTTCCTTATGGCAATTACCGCAATTCTCGGCTCTTACTTCACCTACTCCTTTTAGAGGAGGAAGATAGGGAAGAGGTTTGGCCCAAGGCTTTTCTCCGAATACGTCTTCGATCGGAACGATTTCCTTTGTGGGCCAAACTAGGTAAACGCTTGCAATGATCAGGATTAGGAAGAGACTTCCGGCATAGAATTTTCTCTCTTTTAATAGGGACATCTATCGTCTTATTTCAATACCAACGGATTGTCGAACTTCGGAGAAGTCCATTCCCACATGGAACCCGCGTAATTTTTAGCGTCGTATCCTAAAGATGCGAGTACGGAAGTCATCCAACCGGATCGAACTCCTCCCGTGCAATAAGAGACTACCGTTTTGTCTTTCGAGATTCCCAATTCGTGAAGTTTGGCAAGTATCTTGGAATCCGGAAGTAGAAAACCTTCCTTATCTAGAAAATTCCTATAATAAATCCATTTCGCTTTCGGCAAATGGCCGCCTTTCGATTCTCCGTAAGGGGTCTCTCCCAGATATTCCCTTTCTTCCCTGGTATCGATGAAGACGGTATTCTTATCCGCTAATTTCGCCGAGACGAAGTTTTGATCCACACCCCATTTCTTTTGCTCGGAGGAGCTATTGCGTATCTTAGCGAGTATATCGGATCTATCCGGAACGGAGGAATTGGATGCTTTTTTCAAGGCGGCATATCCGCCGTCTATGATAAACGATTTCGAAAAACCTAATGTTCTTAGGGACCATACGATTCTTCCCTCTTCTCCCCATCCCCCCGTAGGATCTCCGTATACTAGAAGAACTGTATTAGGAAGAATTCCTTTCTTAGCTAACACCGCCTTTGCCTCGGAATCCGGAAGAAGATTCCCTGCGAAAGGGGAATCTTTCCGGGAAATTTCCTGCCAGCCCAGCGAGATCGATTTAGGTAAAGAAGGAAGCGTGATTCCTTCTCTGGCGTCTATGAGTATTGCTCCTTGCTTGGAAAGATACAGGGAGGTAGAAGCGTCGACGAACCAACCCTTGAGTCCGGAAATTCTAGTTTCCGAAGCGAGTAAAGAATGGGATAGAAGAAGCAGCGTAAAAAAGAAAGCGAAACGAATCATGGCTCCAAACTTGGTATATTTTAGTTGATGTCAAATAAAATATACGAATTATCTGATATAGCGGAATTGGAACAATATAATGTATAATAGTTTAATAATATTTAACGAAAACGACCGATGAATCATTTTCGAAAGTATATTCTCTCATTTGAGTTCGGCGATAAAACTAGGATTTCGGCATGGACCGCAGTCGGACTCGGTTATATGTTTATATTCGGATATTTCGAAGTCGCAAACGATAACAGAAATCTAGGCGCGTGGGGATTTCTTTTCGGATTCTCTGTTCTGATTCTGTTGTATGCGGTAATTTCCCTTCTAGGACAAACCGCTCAATCGGAGAAACTCTACTTTTGGTCTGGATTGGGGATCAGAATGTTTCTCGTTTTTTTATCCCCGGTATTCGAAGACGATTGGGCAAGGTATCTCTGGGACGGATTCCAAACGAGTCGATTCGGATCTCCTTACGGTCCGATTCCCCAGGATTTTTTCGGCGATAGGGAACCGATCCATGCAGAAATTCTCTCCAGAATCAACCATCCGGATTGGCCGACCATTTACGGTCCCGTATTGGAGATTTATTTTTTTTTAATCCATTTTCTGTTTCCTTGGAAGCTCGCCGCCCTGAAATTCTTTCTGCTTATTCCGGATTTATTCTTATTTTATTGGATTCGCGGAAAATACGGTAGGAATTCGGGAATTATGTATTGGTGGAATCCGGTTCTGCTCAAGGAAACGTTTCTGAACGGGCACCCGGATATTATAGGAGTATCTATTCTATTCTTCGCATTCAGTTTGGCAGGGAGTAAAAGATTTAGGACCGCCGCTTTCTTTTCCGGGCTTGCGACGGCCGTAAAGGGATTCGCGCTGATTTTTCTTCCTCTCTTAATATTCGAATCTTTCCGGAAAAGATTCGGTCTTTCGGTCTTTACGGGGGTTGTAGTTTCTTTCTCTTTAGGTTTTCTTCTTCCTTATACCGTATTTTTTCTTTCTTCGGACGGAACAGATTTAGGGGTTGTGAGTCGATTTGCGAACGGATTCGAATTCTTTCCTTTAGGGTACATTCTTCTTCGTTACATGGGAGAAGGAATCGCAAGGTTCGCCTGGGGTTTGATTCTACTTTCAGGAATCTTAATCCTATTAAAATGTAGGAAGTCCTACAAATTGAGAAGGGAGGAGATAATGGCCGCTTCCTTCTTTCTATTCTTCTTTTTTTCTCCGGTTTTGAACGCTTGGTATCTACTTTGGAGCCTTCCGTTTTTATTCGCCGGAAAGAGACTCTTTTGGCCGGGGTGGATTCTATTCTTCTTAGCCCAGGCTTCCTATTTGAATTTTGCGAATTTAGGAGAATGGGACCTCGTCTTGGAGAAGGGATATTATGCTCATCCGGGCTGGCTTGTCGGATTGGCAGGTTTTGGATGCGTTCTGCCTTTTCTACTCTGGATAAGGAGCCGGTTTTTTAGAAGGAACTCCCTCAGGGGCTAGGATATTGCAGTTTTTGCAAAAATAACCGCTTTGACTTTAATATAATTGACTGTAATGAACTATATTAGAATCCTTATCCAATAAATTGGAATTTCGATTGGATAGCACTTCTGTCCTTCATCGAATTGGAATTCTGAGCAGAGGGAGAAGATATATGCCTACAGTTGATCCGATCGAAAGAGGACTCATCCAATCCATAGGGACCTTGGTTCGCAAGAGAAGACAGGAATTAGGTCTCTCTCTCGGCAAATTGGCCGAGCTATCCCAAGTGAGCAGAGGGATGCTCAGCTTGGTGGAATCCGGAAAGGCGACTCCTTCTATCGCGCTTCTTTGGAAGATTTCCAAAGCGATTCGATTACCCCTTTCCAGTCTGATGGAATTTTCCAAAGAGGAACTTCCCAAAATCTATCGAAAAGAGGATTCTTTGGAACAGGCAATCGAAGGAGGGGTTTATAAAATCCGACCTCTTTTGCATGAGGAGACCAGATTCCAGACCAGGCTATTCGAAATCCGTCTTTCTTCCGGAGTCGCCAAGACATTCATTACGAAAGTGCAATCCAAGCAAAGACAAAGTCTATATCTTCAATCCGGATCCTTGAGATTGAAGGTGGGCGGCAAATGGTTCGATCTGGAAGAAGGGGACAGCATGACTTTTCTAGGAAAGGATCTACAGGAACTTGCCAATTTAGGAGAAAAGGATTCTTTGATTCTTTGGTCTTCGGCTCTTTCCGAGGATTGATTTTAACATCCTATATTATCGGGTTTGGATGACGAGTTAGATCGAATCCAATTTCTTCCGGATGGAGGATTTGTCGGCTTCCGTTTTTGCGAGAGAATAAGCGATTCGATAGTTTTCCTTAGCTTTT
The sequence above is a segment of the Leptospira wolffii serovar Khorat str. Khorat-H2 genome. Coding sequences within it:
- a CDS encoding sulfurtransferase, whose translation is MIRFAFFFTLLLLSHSLLASETRISGLKGWFVDASTSLYLSKQGAILIDAREGITLPSLPKSISLGWQEISRKDSPFAGNLLPDSEAKAVLAKKGILPNTVLLVYGDPTGGWGEEGRIVWSLRTLGFSKSFIIDGGYAALKKASNSSVPDRSDILAKIRNSSSEQKKWGVDQNFVSAKLADKNTVFIDTREEREYLGETPYGESKGGHLPKAKWIYYRNFLDKEGFLLPDSKILAKLHELGISKDKTVVSYCTGGVRSGWMTSVLASLGYDAKNYAGSMWEWTSPKFDNPLVLK
- a CDS encoding XRE family transcriptional regulator produces the protein MPTVDPIERGLIQSIGTLVRKRRQELGLSLGKLAELSQVSRGMLSLVESGKATPSIALLWKISKAIRLPLSSLMEFSKEELPKIYRKEDSLEQAIEGGVYKIRPLLHEETRFQTRLFEIRLSSGVAKTFITKVQSKQRQSLYLQSGSLRLKVGGKWFDLEEGDSMTFLGKDLQELANLGEKDSLILWSSALSED